In Mucilaginibacter auburnensis, the genomic stretch TATAGCTATGGTATCATTTTTTAATTGTCTCACAATTCCCCATGTACGCGCGCTTACGTAGATCTGTTGGGTAATGTTGTGCTGGTATTCGTTTCTAACCTCACTAACCACTAACGCGTGTAGTTCTGCGGCCGTGTAATCTCCCGCTTTAAGGCGAATAAGCATGTTAGCCGGATTGATACGCTCAATAAAAAGTACCATGCGTTCATAAGCCTGCAACTTTAATGGCAGGGTTTGATTGCTTATACTTTTTTTGAACTCCAACAGTTGTAATTGCTCTTGCTTATCAAAATAGGGTTTGATCAAATAAACAGCTACCCATACCACGCCTATACCGGCTACTGTATATTTTAATATATCTAATAAAAAAGAGTAAAGCTCCATATATAATATAATGTTAAGCTCAGGTCATAAAAAAATGCCGGCGGGGCAAAAATCCGCATTTTGCCTTATATTTGTGTAGCTAATTGAAAATAACATGAGTATAGCCGTAGAAGCAGCACCGGTAAGTTTTACAGAAGGTGCAGTTAAAGAATTACATAAGTTAAGAGATCAACAGGAAGTTGGCGAAGATTTTGGCTTACGTGTTGGCGTAGAGGGAGGTGGTTGTGCCGGTATGAATTACGTTTTAGGCTTTGACCAAATGAAAGATGGCGATAAAGAGTACTTTATTGATGGTATACGTGTATTTATGCACAAAGCGCATGGGATGTACCTTGCAGGTATGCAAATAGATTTTCAGAATGGTTTGAACGCACGTGGCTTTACTTTCAGTAACCCTAATGCCGCAAGTACCTGTGGTTGCGGTACTTCATTCTCCGTATAACAGATATTATATCCTTTTAGATAAAAAAAGCGGCTTTGAGTTTTTCAGAGCCGCTTTTTGTTTGCAGAAAATGATGTAAGGTGAATAGTCAATCATCATTCAATATTCTGCATTCGATGTTCGATATTCTTAATATGATTCCAGCTCAGCCTTTACCAATTCCATCAGCCACATAGGTGTTGAAGTAGCACCCGCAATACCAATGGTATCGCCGGGCTTAAACATTGACGGATTGAGTTCTGCTACAGATGATATAAAATAAGTGTCGGGGTTATGCTTGCGGCAAACTTCAAACAACACCTTGCCGTTTGATGATTTAACCCCCGATACAAAAACTATCTTATTATATTTCTTAGCAAACTCAGGCAAATCTTTGTCGCGGTTGGAAACCTGCCTGCAAATGGTATCATTCGCATTCAACTCATAGCCGCGGCTCAACAATTCATCCTTTATTTTGTAAAACTTATCTGTGCTTTTAGTGGTTTGGCTATACAGGGTAATTTTCTGCGGAAGTTCCACATTATCCAGCTCTTCAATATCCTGAAAAACCAAAGCCTCGTTATTAGTTTGCCCTTGCAGACCTATTACCTCCGCATGACCATGTTTGCCGAAAATCAGGATCTTCTCTTTTGCGTCAAATGATGTTTTAATACGGTTTTGCAGCTTCAATACCACCGGGCAAGAAGCATCTATTAAGGTAATGTTATTTTCAAGCGCGGTGCGGTAAGTTTCGGGAGCCTCACCATGTGCGCGGATCAATACCTTTTCATTATGCAGATCTTTCAAAGCCGAGTGCTCAATAATGCGAAGGCCTTTCTCTTTTAAGCGGGTCACCTCCTCATCGTTATGCACAATATCGCCCAGGCAATACAGGTAGCCGTCTTGTTCTAAAATATCTTCGGCCATATCAATAGCGTAAATTACGCCAAAGCAAAAGCCCGAATCTTTATCTATACTAACCTGTAAATTATATGCTCCCATGATGTTGCAAATTTAAGCAATATTTAATGCATTTTGTTTTACACCCTTCTGCCTTTCCAGGTGAGGGTGTGGGTTAAGTATTTTTGAATGGCGATAAATGATATAGCCGTTAAGCTTAGCATTTGAACCGGATGTAAAACTACATTCCAAACCGGGTTTTGACCTGCCGAAAATGAACTCATGATGCGGCTGAGAATGATCAAAGCCACCATAAAAAGGATGATAGGAATATTAAGCGATATGAATACTACCATAGGGCCTGTAATGGTTAACAGTATATAGATCAAAAACCAAATGATGTTATAATTAAATACGGATAGCACATTTTTGCTGAACCCGCCAATTGCCTCTGAAAAACCGGTATACATTCGGCTGCTCAACATTCCATTGGCTAATAAGGTTTCACCGCGGTATCCGGCTGCTTTTACCATGCGCATAATTTCGGTATCTTCTACAACCTTTTCCTTAACCTTTTGGTGCCATTTGTGCTCGCGGTAACTTTGTGCGTCGAATAGCATAAATTGCCCGCTGGCAGTAGCAATTGAGTGGTTTTTGATGAGGTATACCAGACGTAGCGGTAATAATCCTAACAATAGGTAATGCTGCAAAGGCACAACTGCAAGTTCGCCTGTGCTGAGCATGCTGGCATTGGCAAATACGCTGAGTAAACCCAGCTTGTATTGGTACATGCGGTAAATTGCTGTATTAATTAAACCATTATTAACTTGCTCATCTGCATCTAAAAATAACAGGAAATCTCCGCGTGCAGCCAAAGCCAATTGGTGACAGGCAAAGTTTTTACCGGTCCAGCCCGCTTCCAGTTTTTTACCCTTGATGAGGCGGAAGTTGGTATGGGTATCGCAAAAGGTTTTGCAGAGGTTAAAGGTGTCGTCGTCCGAATCATCATCCAGTATAATTACCTCATAATTGCTGTAGTCCTGCCGGTAAATTGATTCAAGTAAGGTAAGTATCTGCCGGGATTCGTTACGAACAGGTATTAGGATAGAAACAAGATCAGTATAGCGGCGGTTAACCCTTCGCAGTTTAGGGTCTGATATAAAATTGAACAGTGTAACTGTAAAGCGCAGTATAATGAACAATAAAGTTGCCGCTATTATGTAGATCACTGTGTTTGAGCCTGATTTTTATTAGCGCCTTTTTCTAAGGAACGCTGTTGTTCAAATTTAACCAAATAATCGTCAAGTGCAGGTATTACTAACCAGTGTCCCAGTTTAACTTTATGTATTATTGGATTCTCCAATTTGTTTATAAAAGGTTCCGCGCTTTTGTAGGTGAACAAATTATCATCCTCACCAAATATTAAAACGCATTTTATTTTGTATTGGTTTATCAATGCTGTTACTTTTTCGGTATCGGGCACCAGCGTGCGTATCAAATTTAGCGTGTAGTACACATCCAGGCGTTTTTTAGGTGTATCTATCTCGCTATAAGCAATATCAAAAAGCGGCTTATCAATAAAACCAACGCGCAAAAGGTTTTTAAGTAAGGCCACCGCCATCCACTTGCTTTTGGTAAGTCTGTTAAACAACCATCTGCCAAACGGCTGGTGCTGTAAAAAGTAAAAGCCTTTAAATACGGAGAGGCCATCGGGAGCCATCAGGATAACTTCATCTATCAGGTCGGGAAACTCTTCTACCAATATAAGCCCTATGTTGGCGCCAATGGAGTAGGCCATTACCGAGAATCGCTGTCTGCCATAAAGCTTAAACCATTCCTCAACATATTGCCTCACCATGGCGCGCGGCATGCCCTGTAAAATTTGTTTTTCGGTCCAGTTATCTAAGCGGCTTTCGTGGTGAAAAAAATGGTCGAAGCCGTATACGTTGTACTCTTTTATTATAGAACGCTCCAATACATGGAATTGTCTGCCCGTCATTCCATAACCATGAAAGGCCAGTAAGGGTTTGCTGCCTGTTCCGTACTCATGAAAATGTACTGTACCCAGTCCGGGTATTTGTAAAAAGCCCATTATGGCAATATTAACAAATAAGCATAAATAAGTTATAGCGGATTTGTGAATGATTGGCAAATGTTAACGAAACACGATTTATAGCTAATTCATTACCTTTGCAGCATCCGGGATAAAAACCCGGCAGTTTTATGATCAAAGAAACGGAAATTGTATGC encodes the following:
- a CDS encoding DUF7935 family protein, with the translated sequence MELYSFLLDILKYTVAGIGVVWVAVYLIKPYFDKQEQLQLLEFKKSISNQTLPLKLQAYERMVLFIERINPANMLIRLKAGDYTAAELHALVVSEVRNEYQHNITQQIYVSARTWGIVRQLKNDTIAIISNAAKALPENASGMELGKVVLAHLSQLEADPYDTGLNIIRNDLEAVI
- a CDS encoding HesB/IscA family protein; this encodes MSIAVEAAPVSFTEGAVKELHKLRDQQEVGEDFGLRVGVEGGGCAGMNYVLGFDQMKDGDKEYFIDGIRVFMHKAHGMYLAGMQIDFQNGLNARGFTFSNPNAASTCGCGTSFSV
- a CDS encoding 4-hydroxy-3-methylbut-2-enyl diphosphate reductase — protein: MGAYNLQVSIDKDSGFCFGVIYAIDMAEDILEQDGYLYCLGDIVHNDEEVTRLKEKGLRIIEHSALKDLHNEKVLIRAHGEAPETYRTALENNITLIDASCPVVLKLQNRIKTSFDAKEKILIFGKHGHAEVIGLQGQTNNEALVFQDIEELDNVELPQKITLYSQTTKSTDKFYKIKDELLSRGYELNANDTICRQVSNRDKDLPEFAKKYNKIVFVSGVKSSNGKVLFEVCRKHNPDTYFISSVAELNPSMFKPGDTIGIAGATSTPMWLMELVKAELESY
- a CDS encoding glycosyltransferase yields the protein MIYIIAATLLFIILRFTVTLFNFISDPKLRRVNRRYTDLVSILIPVRNESRQILTLLESIYRQDYSNYEVIILDDDSDDDTFNLCKTFCDTHTNFRLIKGKKLEAGWTGKNFACHQLALAARGDFLLFLDADEQVNNGLINTAIYRMYQYKLGLLSVFANASMLSTGELAVVPLQHYLLLGLLPLRLVYLIKNHSIATASGQFMLFDAQSYREHKWHQKVKEKVVEDTEIMRMVKAAGYRGETLLANGMLSSRMYTGFSEAIGGFSKNVLSVFNYNIIWFLIYILLTITGPMVVFISLNIPIILFMVALIILSRIMSSFSAGQNPVWNVVLHPVQMLSLTAISFIAIQKYLTHTLTWKGRRV
- a CDS encoding alpha/beta hydrolase codes for the protein MGFLQIPGLGTVHFHEYGTGSKPLLAFHGYGMTGRQFHVLERSIIKEYNVYGFDHFFHHESRLDNWTEKQILQGMPRAMVRQYVEEWFKLYGRQRFSVMAYSIGANIGLILVEEFPDLIDEVILMAPDGLSVFKGFYFLQHQPFGRWLFNRLTKSKWMAVALLKNLLRVGFIDKPLFDIAYSEIDTPKKRLDVYYTLNLIRTLVPDTEKVTALINQYKIKCVLIFGEDDNLFTYKSAEPFINKLENPIIHKVKLGHWLVIPALDDYLVKFEQQRSLEKGANKNQAQTQ